In Anomaloglossus baeobatrachus isolate aAnoBae1 chromosome 3, aAnoBae1.hap1, whole genome shotgun sequence, one genomic interval encodes:
- the LOC142294999 gene encoding uncharacterized protein LOC142294999 isoform X1, producing the protein MKMLGFGKSVILIVIVFLTLLVDTFTTLFAIFNWAKTKNDKDIVENFFHKLGSSIYVIVAIFIVTVILNIIGFGLCFYIWRTRNAQKKETDELEEVIVHKPASRSDQKLDSPIESTVFAPTDISVPASTTCQSTENGQKEENDELVEVIVHKPASRSDQKLDSPIENKVVAPTEISVPASTTCQSPVKLTPSQRAILESDEWLDDDIIDTAQEILKRQFEADGLQSCAVAQLGYQPVSGPSVQIHYDEDRRHWFTSCFRDGRILIADSMNSSLSRSGKRQILELYSQVARNPLRNVTFLNVDRQPNKYDCGVYCIANAYELLTKNGNVICKYINREMRTHLIHCLEKGFFSPFSKVA; encoded by the exons ATGAAGATGTTAG GTTTTGGTAAATCCGTGATTTTGATAGTAATTGTGTTTTTAACACTATTAGTGGATACATTTACTACATTATTTGCCATTTTCAACTG GGCAAAAACAAAAAATGACAAAGACATTGTGGAAAACTTTTTCCATAAACTAG GTTCTAGTATATATGTGATTGTTGCAATTTTTATTGTAACAGTAATTCTGAACATAATCGGTTTCGGGCTGTGTTTTTACATCTG GAGAACTAGAAATGCCCAGAAAAAGGAGACTGATGAGCTTGAGGAAGTCATTGTCCATAAACCAG CCAGCAGATCTGACCAGAAATTGGACAGCCCCATAGAGAGCACAGTTTTTGCACCGACAGACATTTCTGTACCTGCCTCAACAACATGTCAATCTACTGAAAATGGTCAAAAAGAGGAGAATGATGAGCTTGTGGAAGTCATTGTCCATAAACCAG CCAGCAGATCTGACCAGAAATTGGACAGCCCCATAGAAAATAAAGTTGTTGCACCGACAGAGATTTCTGTACCTGCCTCAACAACATGTCAATCTCCTGTAAAACTCACTCCCAGTCAGAGAGCAATCCTGGAGAGTGATGAGTGGTTGGATGACGACATCATAGACACCGCTCAGGAGATTCTCAAAAGACAATTTGAGGCAGATGGACTGCAGTCCTGTGCGGTGGCACAACTAGGATATCAACCAGTGTCTGGTCCCTCAGTACAAATACACTATGATGAAGACCGTAGACACTGGTTCACCTCCTGCTTCAGAGATGGAAGAATCCTCATTGCTGACAGCATGAACTCAAGTCTATCACGCTCAGGGAAAAGGCAGATTCTTGAACTTTATAGTCAGGTTGCTCGTAACCCCCTGAGAAACGTGACATTTCTCAATGTTGATCGGCAGCCAAATAAGTATGACTGTGGTGTGTATTGCATAGCAAATGCATATGAGCTGTTAACTAAAAATGGAAATGTAATATGCAAATATATCAACCGCGAAATGAGAACCCACCTCATTCATTGTCTTGAGAAGGGGTTTTTTAGTCCATTTTCTAAAGTAGCTTGA
- the LOC142294999 gene encoding uncharacterized protein LOC142294999 isoform X2, with translation MLGFGKSVILIVIVFLTLLVDTFTTLFAIFNWAKTKNDKDIVENFFHKLGSSIYVIVAIFIVTVILNIIGFGLCFYIWRTRNAQKKETDELEEVIVHKPASRSDQKLDSPIESTVFAPTDISVPASTTCQSTENGQKEENDELVEVIVHKPASRSDQKLDSPIENKVVAPTEISVPASTTCQSPVKLTPSQRAILESDEWLDDDIIDTAQEILKRQFEADGLQSCAVAQLGYQPVSGPSVQIHYDEDRRHWFTSCFRDGRILIADSMNSSLSRSGKRQILELYSQVARNPLRNVTFLNVDRQPNKYDCGVYCIANAYELLTKNGNVICKYINREMRTHLIHCLEKGFFSPFSKVA, from the exons GTTTTGGTAAATCCGTGATTTTGATAGTAATTGTGTTTTTAACACTATTAGTGGATACATTTACTACATTATTTGCCATTTTCAACTG GGCAAAAACAAAAAATGACAAAGACATTGTGGAAAACTTTTTCCATAAACTAG GTTCTAGTATATATGTGATTGTTGCAATTTTTATTGTAACAGTAATTCTGAACATAATCGGTTTCGGGCTGTGTTTTTACATCTG GAGAACTAGAAATGCCCAGAAAAAGGAGACTGATGAGCTTGAGGAAGTCATTGTCCATAAACCAG CCAGCAGATCTGACCAGAAATTGGACAGCCCCATAGAGAGCACAGTTTTTGCACCGACAGACATTTCTGTACCTGCCTCAACAACATGTCAATCTACTGAAAATGGTCAAAAAGAGGAGAATGATGAGCTTGTGGAAGTCATTGTCCATAAACCAG CCAGCAGATCTGACCAGAAATTGGACAGCCCCATAGAAAATAAAGTTGTTGCACCGACAGAGATTTCTGTACCTGCCTCAACAACATGTCAATCTCCTGTAAAACTCACTCCCAGTCAGAGAGCAATCCTGGAGAGTGATGAGTGGTTGGATGACGACATCATAGACACCGCTCAGGAGATTCTCAAAAGACAATTTGAGGCAGATGGACTGCAGTCCTGTGCGGTGGCACAACTAGGATATCAACCAGTGTCTGGTCCCTCAGTACAAATACACTATGATGAAGACCGTAGACACTGGTTCACCTCCTGCTTCAGAGATGGAAGAATCCTCATTGCTGACAGCATGAACTCAAGTCTATCACGCTCAGGGAAAAGGCAGATTCTTGAACTTTATAGTCAGGTTGCTCGTAACCCCCTGAGAAACGTGACATTTCTCAATGTTGATCGGCAGCCAAATAAGTATGACTGTGGTGTGTATTGCATAGCAAATGCATATGAGCTGTTAACTAAAAATGGAAATGTAATATGCAAATATATCAACCGCGAAATGAGAACCCACCTCATTCATTGTCTTGAGAAGGGGTTTTTTAGTCCATTTTCTAAAGTAGCTTGA